The Leptodactylus fuscus isolate aLepFus1 chromosome 3, aLepFus1.hap2, whole genome shotgun sequence genome has a segment encoding these proteins:
- the ACTR2 gene encoding LOW QUALITY PROTEIN: actin-related protein 2 (The sequence of the model RefSeq protein was modified relative to this genomic sequence to represent the inferred CDS: inserted 3 bases in 2 codons): MDSQGRKVVVCDNGTGFVKCGYAGSNFPEHIFPALVGRPVIRSTAKVGNIEIKDLMVGDEASELRSMLEVNYPMENGIVRNWDDMKHLWDYTFGPEKLNIDTXLLTEPPMNPTKNREKIVEVMFETYQFSGVYVAIQAVLTLYAQGLLTGVVVDSGDGVTHICPVYEGFSLPHLTRRLDIAGRDITRYLIKLLLLRGYAFNHSADFETVRMIKEKLCYVGYNIEQEQKLALETTVLVESYTLPDGRVIKVGGERFEAPEALFQPHLINVEGVGVAELLFNTIQAADIDTRPEFYKHIVLSGGSTMYPSLPSRLERELKQLYLERVLKGDVEKLSKFKIRIEDPPRRKHMVFMXYIMKDKDNFWMTRQEYQEKGVRVLEKLGVTVR, encoded by the exons ATGGACAGCCAAGGCAGGAAGGTGGTGGTGTGCGACAACGGGACAGGGTTTGTGAAATGCGGCTACGCCGGCTCCAACTTCCCCGAGCATATCTTCCCGGCTCTGGTGGGGAGACCTGTCATCCGTTCCACGGCCAAAGTGGGGAACATTGAGATCAAGGACCTCATGGTCGGCGATGAAGCCAGCGAGTTACGTTCAATGCTGGAAGTGAATTATCCCATGGAAAATGGCATCGTGCGGAACTGGGACGACATGAAGCACTTGTGGGACTACACGTTTGGACCCGAGAAACTGAACATCGACA TCCTTTTAACTGAGCCGCCGATGAACCCGACCAAAAACAGAGAGAAGATTGTGGAGGTGATGTTTGAGACCTACCAGTTTTCAGGAGTTTACGTGGCCATCcaggctgtccttacactgtatgcaCAAGGTCTGCTGACTGGTGTCGTGGTGGATTCTGGAGATGGAGTCACTCACATCTGCCCAGTATATGAAGGCTTTTCTCTGCCTCACCTCACCAGGAGACTAGATATTGCAGGCAGGGATATTACCCGCTATCTGATCAAGTTGCTGCTTCTGCGCGGTTACGCATTCAATCACTCCGCAGATTTTGAGACTGTTCGTATGATCAAGGAGAAGCTCTGCTATGTTGGATATAATATAGAACAAGAGCAGAAGCTGGCCTTAGAGACGACTGTGCTGGTGGAGTCGTACACGCTTCCAGATGGCCGGGTTATTAAAGTCGGTGGAGAACGCTTTGAGGCCCCTGAAGCCTTGTTCCAGCCTCATCTTATCAATGTAGAAGGGGTTGGTGTTGCTGAGTTGCTGTTCAACACCATCCAGGCTGCGGACATTGATACTCGGCCAGAGTTTTATAAGCACATTGTGCTGTCTGGAGGCTCCACCATGTACCCCAGCCTGCCGTCTCGTCTGGAAAGAGAACTCAAACAGCTCTACTTAGAGAGAGTCCTAAAGGGAGATGTGGAGAAGCTATCGAAATTTAAGATTCGCATTGAAGACCCTCCTCGCCGTAAGCACATGGTATTCAT GTATATCATGAAAGACAAGGACAACTTCTGGATGACCCGGCAGGAGTACCAGGAGAAGGGTGTGCGTGTGCTGGAGAAGCTGGGGGTGACTGTCCGATAA